Proteins encoded together in one Plasmodium cynomolgi strain B DNA, chromosome 9, whole genome shotgun sequence window:
- a CDS encoding hypothetical protein (putative), protein MKDDAERGDDELAKIKSSNGNDADVGANNADNSISSDNSISSDNSISSNNSISSNNSISSNNSISSNNSINSDTEIRSDVSVYTNAKSEGEAIHVDKPEGSCSGASMSQGGRGGTVGRGENDQKEDEHGEAAHVKGSEGDEKGEEKYAHERRSLNVDPTVVRCKDKNGSLDSGDTHQGGGGVKDDAEDDVKDDVKDDAKGDSKDDVNDDPKDDPKDDPKDERRSSRDGTDEIHNKNGDKPVTDSSDCTKELETKMSYQNKQDQVNLSRSANEGASGGKGAATESDPNGHASEVGEQSSEEGEQTAKGEQPAKGEQPAKGEQNEQSEEREGTPNGDNDGYLHEIPKGGASGEVRDEGNELEDGKMEMVEEIPSVIASESDGDVTDERNLKRRFMRGSADRKENDGHDSGVDGSKELINAGSAQLSDKGSERGSIVRGAGALKGNDMEEIAIINGAGALKGNDMEEIAIINGAGASGGTASRKGSYVIGASQFNQDTAKKNSHDSSVGGLTENAPEKNSFVNRAADSNEDSRRKASRINGTDDSGENDSKRGSLVSGEGYFSGIFSAGDSLAERTIDSKERETKTGSSMSWSGDLMAKDTKGTNGTSGTNGANDTNGTNDTNGTNDTNGTNDTNGTNDTNDTNGTNGTSGTNGANDTNGTNDTNGTNDTNDTNGTSHMNRPDDVSESSSEKLHVEIATNLSVNQACDSNETKSEASFMSIKVISNASGAKESRGGSQDRENENMENDPSVGTSGDADGTEERRGSHIIDPDYSCGSSEKKASLLNSTACSDGSTAKKASLLNSTAYSHENDLDELRINNATKVFADRSGDLIQNGTSKTRTYEDPSGDVSEKIPTRESYVRKTADFSENKSKGDPCVDRTSTTNERNELHFCINRSGDSSVKKMKKGSHMDSSSGSKENDAAELGVNGAIELGGNDASELGVNDAAELGVNDAAELGVGSVSENCAEGVSYMESSKRGSYMESSRRRSYMDTSKRGSYMESSRRGSYMESSRRGSYMESSRRRSYMESSRKGSYMSKETHLNEGNTKKGSFVGTADHPNEDNTKEGSYAIIAGDSNERSGRKASQISSPGNWSERNRRSPFHMHRIDHLSETSSKTGSYMDASGDTRTKEKSAFYINRSGDLRGSRSRKASHISRKSDVGQGEGNTSCVSRSDGLKENDTGKTSHVNGTDYSNEKDGSSSLVGESGDLDEGNTKKTSFMNEESDSQFSRSRDLMENGSGELKVGASNELNVNQLGDLLGNDVEGNVCMDRLDYPCESSLIEERTEDSTRLSVDRSENINEKKTVRMSLSGGSVSSSQNEKGDPLYLTSGGKFIEKNLSEWSLSTSKGSSSMNKSGDSNGRQESKELTGDMTNKIRANSSGQSYEENPEKSYFGTADNSKGETETRRSYVKGTDNSNEYLPNEPCTEGDPSLSITNLSGMSGMSGMSGGKSNRGAFTSMAIPSSDSGGRKTSHIMNRTGGSNESTAREASDMNYVYNFEKDDTKESIVSISVGSNRRNTKKGLRMSRSDRLNEDRSKSQSIDGVGDSNEGSGRRGSHVERSREGSYVGRSMKGSYVERPMEGSYVERQMEGSYVERPREGSHLDREDHSREESEREASQISSPNNWSEQNRRKGSHTHRVYNSSENELKEESSINNSGDLLKNGDRKTYYTHRSGDYNENYEEEVTAVKGSDDSEEESTYELDTDGATKLTVNTSSRLVKKNGRKKTSHMNRPNDSNEINTRKDSSLEKSINFSENGLRKTSHVLKSETGEIANKTAATNESDSAKECINSAADTYESNPEVFSHVSGLADVSESNTKKGSLIDRLDSLNADDHSKSFSIGRAGGFNDERERDYHMSRVGHLNEIHDNSSLTNRNGELGEKGEQDFPTNRLGGADEMNDTDLHANGVDDLAEKSYRDPCIKKTGDMEKPGDMEKPGDMEKPGDMEKPGDMEKPGDMEKPGDMEKPGDMEKPGDMGKPGDTDKTKDPTPQESRVGTPDETQRTDGLRASSAVSESQKPIKKLREYFLSGKNDSGMLKDSTRDVSGGLRERGAEERGTDGKGRGEKGNPHHFKNYQGKYKFQMNMKEEEINELQKKLKDEFQMLHEMSKKKSSLKNILENCVHVKCVDSSKEAIDEEQYDRVDLKHTLSGCRSRSGSGSRSRRGKEHTGGDETGKVHAKGPLADSQDESAFEDTRPEEAFDMSNFSTEMSNREMKKLRKWKSLMISKEHKDDWLSSDVLLWCFLNFIKLKKIVSITELSIKFQTKRENIRRKLKELEEHDMIQGVMDMEENYIYLSQEEVTKLCVEILSIEKIKTHEDFVEICNKVISLSINDQDVQKLKEVEEKIVEANKKRYSDFACTT, encoded by the exons atgaaagacgATGCAGAAAGGGGGGACGatgagctagccaaaattaAAAGCTCAAACGGTAACGATGCAGATGTGGGTGCAAACAACGCGGACAACTCGATTAGTTCGGACAACTCGATTAGCTCGGACAACTCGATTAGCTCGAACAACTCGATTAGCTCGAACAACTCGATTAGCTCGAACAACTCGATTAGCTCGAACAACTCGATAAACTCTGACACGGAAATACGAAGTGACGTTTCAGTTTATACAAATGCCAAGTCGGAGGGGGAAGCTATTCACGTGGATAAGCCGGAGGGAAGTTGTTCAGGTGCATCTATGAGTCAGggtggaaggggaggaaCTGTGGGTCGAGGGGAGAACGACCAGAAAGAGGACGAACATGGAGAAGCGGCACATGTGAAAGGCAGCGAAGGGGACGAAAagggtgaagaaaaatatgctcaTGAGAGGAGATCCCTAAACGTAGACCCCACTGTCGTAAGATGCAAAGATAAGAATGGATCTCTTGATTCCGGGGACACCCACCAAGGTGGAGGCGGCGTAAAGGATGACGCAGAGGACGACGTAAAGGATGATGTAAAGGACGACGCAAAGGGCGACTCAAAGGATGACGTAAATGACGACCCAAAGGACGACCCAAAGGACGACCCAAAGGACGAACGGCGTAGCAGTCGCGACGGCACCGATGAGATTCACAACAAGAACGGAGACAAACCAGTGACAGATTCAAGCGATTGCACTAAAGAGCTGGagacaaaaatgagttaCCAAAATAAACAGGATCAGGTGAACCTAAGCAGAAGCGCAAATGAAGGCGCATCTGGTGGGAAGGGTGCAGCAACTGAAAGTGATCCCAATGGACATGCCAGCGAAGTGGGAGAGCAGAGCAGCGAGGAAGGTGAGCAGactgcaaaaggggagcagCCCGCAAAAGGTGAGCAGCccgcaaaaggggagcaaaaCGAACAGAGCGAAGAACGTGAGGGCACCCCAAATGGAGACAACGATGGCTACCTACATGAAataccaaaagggggagctTCCGGAGAGGTGAGAGATGAAGGGAATGAGTTGGAGGAcggaaaaatggagatggTCGAAGAGATTCCGTCTGTGATTGCTTCTGAATCAGATGGAGATGTGACGGACGAACGAAATTTGAAGAGACGCTTCATGAGAGGGTCAGCCgatagaaaagaaaacgacGGGCACGACTCGGGTGTTGACGGTTCGAAGGAACTGATTAATGCAGGTTCAGCGCAATTAAGTGATAAAGGCTCGGAAAGGGGTTCCATCGTTAGAGGGGCAGGTGCTTTGAAAGGAAACGACATGGAGGAGATTGCAATCATTAACGGGGCAGGTGCTTTGAAAGGAAACGACATGGAGGAAATTGCAATCATTAACGGGGCAGGTGCTTCAGGAGGAACTGCGTCGAGGAAGGGATCCTATGTTATCGGAGCAAGCCAGTTTAATCAGGACACTGCAAAGAAAAACTCGCACGATAGCAGCGTAGGTGGGTTGACAGAAAATGCGCCggaaaaaaactcattcGTTAACAGGGCAGCCGACTCGAATGAAGACAGCAGAAGGAAGGCTTCCCGAATTAATGGTACAGACGATTCGGGTGAAAACGACTCAAAGAGGGGTTCACTTGTTAGCGGAGAAGGCTACTTTAGTGGAATCTTTTCAGCGGGAGATTCACTTGCTGAGAGGACAATCGATTCGAAAGAAAGGGAGACCAAGACGGGCTCGTCTATGAGCTGGTCAGGCGATTTGATGGCGAAAGACACGAAAGGCACGAACGGAACGAGCGGAACGAACGGAGCGAACGACACAAACGGAACGAACGACACGAACGGAACGAACGACACGAACGGAACGAACGACACGAATGGAACGAACGACACAAACGACACAAACGGAACGAACGGAACGAGCGGAACGAACGGAGCGAACGACACAAACGGAACGAACGACACAAACGGAACGAACGACACAAACGACACGAACGGCACTTCGCACATGAATAGACCGGACGACGTGAGTGAAAGCAGCTCGGAAAAACTACATGTAGAGATCGCCACTAACCTGAGCGTTAACCAGGCATGCGACTCAAATGAGACTAAATCGGAGGCATCCTTTATGAGCATCAAAGTCATTTCTAATGCAAGCGGCGCAAAGGAGTCGAGAGGTGGCAGCCAAGACAGGGAGAATGAAAACATGGAAAATGACCCGTCCGTAGGCACTTCTGGGGACGCAGATGGGACCGAGGAAAGGAGGGGTTCACATATTATCGATCCGGATTACTCCTGTGGAAGCAGTGAGAAGAAGGCATCACTTCTTAACAGCACAGCCTGCTCGGATGGAAGCACCGCAAAGAAGGCATCACTTCTTAACAGCACAGCCTACTCACACGAAAACGATTTAGACGAACTCCGCATAAACAACGCCACTAAAGTCTTTGCTGACAGGTCAGGTGATTTGATTCAAAATGGCACAAGTAAGACAAGGACGTATGAGGACCCCTCAGGGGATGTCAGTGAGAAAATTCCCACAAGGGAATCATACGTTAGGAAGACAGCCGATTTTAGTGAAAATAAGTCGAAGGGGGATCCTTGCGTGGACAGGACAAGCACTACGAACGAGCGAAACgaactccatttttgcattaacAGGTCAGGGGATTCAAGTGtgaaaaagatgaagaagggCTCACACATGGATAGTTCATCCGGTTCGAAGGAAAACGACGCAGCTGAGTTGGGGGTAAACGGCGCAATTGAATTGGGGGGAAATGACGCATCTGAATTGGGGGTAAACGACGCAGCCGAATTGGGGGTAAACGACGCAGCCGAATTGGGGGTAGGCAGTGTGAGTGAAAATTGCGCCGAGGGAGTCTCCTACATGGAGAGCTCAAAGAGGGGGTCCTACATGGAGAGTTCAAGAAGGAGGTCCTACATGGATACTTCAAAGAGGGGGTCCTACATGGAGAGTTCAAGGAGGGGGTCCTACATGGAGAGTTCAAGGAGGGGGTCCTACATGGAGAGTTCAAGAAGGAGGTCCTACATGGAGAGTTCAAGGAAGGGCTCCTACATGAGCAAGGAAACCCACCTGAACGAGGGCAACACAAAGAAGGGATCCTTCGTGGGTACGGCAGACCATCCTAACGAAGACAACACAAAGGAGGGATCCTATGCAATCATCGCTGGTGATTCGAATGAAAGGAGCGGAAGGAAGGCTTCCCAAATTAGTAGTCCAGGTAACTGGAGTGAGAGGAACCGAAGGAGTCCTTTTCATATGCACAGGATTGACCATTTGAGTGAAACCAGTTCGAAGACGGGGTCATACATGGATGCTTCGGGGGATACGCgcacaaaggagaaaagtgCGTTTTATATTAACAGGTCAGGTGATCTGAGGGGAAGCAGATCAAGGAAGGCTTCACACATTAGCAGGAAAAGTGACGTGGGCCAAGGAGAGGGAAACACATCGTGCGTCAGTAGGTCAGATGGTCTGAAGGAAAACGACACGGGGAAGACATCGCATGTAAATGGGACAGACTATTCGAACGAAAAGGATGGAAGTTCTTCGCTCGTTGGAGAGTCAGGCGATTTAGACGAAGGTAACACGAAGAAGACTTCATTTATGAACGAAGAAAGTGATTCGCAATTTAGCAGGTCGAGAGATTTGATGGAAAACGGTTCAGGCGAATTAAAGGTGGGCGCTTCAAATGAGTTAAATGTTAACCAGTTGGGCGATCTCCTTGGAAACGATGTAGAGGGAAACGTCTGTATGGATAGGCTAGACTACCCCTGTGAGAGTAGCCTAATCGAAGAACGTACGGAAGACTCAACGAGGTTAAGTGTTGACAGGtcagaaaatataaacgaaAAGAAGACAGTACGGATGTCACTCAGTGGAGGATCCGTCAGTTCAtctcaaaatgaaaaaggagacCCCCTTTATCTGACCAGTGGAGgtaaatttattgaaaaaaatttgagtgAATGGAGCCTTAGCACATCTAAGGGGAGTTCATCTATGAACAAGTCCGGCGATTCAAATGGTAGACAGGAGTCGAAAGAACTAACAGGAGATATGACGAATAAGATAAGAGCCAACAGTTCAGGCCAGTCGTATGAAGAAAACCCTGAGAAGTCCTACTTTGGCACCGCCGATAATTCAAAGGGGGAGACAGAAACGAGGAGATCCTATGTAAAGGGAACAGATAACTCGAATGAATACCTCCCAAATGAGCCATGTACAGAAGGAGATCCATCGTTGAGTATTACTAATTTGAGTGGAATGAGCGGAATGAGTGGAATGAGTGGAGGCAAGTCAAACAGGGGGGCATTCACCAGCATGGCAATCCCTTCCAGTGACAGCGGAGGTAGGAAGACTTCCCACATCATGAACAGGACAGGGGGGTCGAATGAAAGTACTGCAAGGGAGGCCTCCGACATGAACTATGTATACAATTTTGAGAAAGACGACACAAAGGAATCCATAGTTAGCATATCGGTAGGGTCGAACAGAAGAAACACAAAGAAGGGGTTACGTATGAGCAGGTCGGACCGTTTGAATGAGGACCGCTCGAAGAGCCAGTCTATCGATGGTGTTGGCGATTCGAATGAAGGGAGCGGAAGGAGGGGGTCGCACGTGGAGAGGTCAAGGGAGGGATCCTACGTGGGGAGGTCAATGAAGGGGTCCTACGTGGAGAGGCCAATGGAAGGGTCCTACGTGGAGAGGCAAATGGAAGGGTCCTACGTGGAGAGGCCAAGGGAGGGATCCCACCTTGACAGGGAAGACCACTCGAGGGAGGAGAGCGAAAGGGAAGCTTCCCAAATTAGTAGCCCAAATAACTGGAGTGAGCAAAACAGAAGGAAAGGCTCGCATACTCACAGGGTATACAACTCAAGCGAAAACGAATTAAAGGAGGAATCGAGTATTAACAACTCAGGCGATTTACTTAAAAACGGTGATAGGAAGACGTACTACACACACAGGTCAGGCGATTACAATGAAAACTACGAGGAGGAAGTCACTGCCGTTAAGGGATCAGATGATTCGGAGGAAGAAAGCACATACGAATTGGACACAGACGGTGCGACGAAATTGACAGTCAACACTTCAAGCcgtttagtaaaaaaaaatggacggaAGAAGACGTCACATATGAATAGGCCAAATGACTCCAACGAAATAAACACGAGGAAGGACTCATCCTTAGAGAAGTCAATTAATTTTAGTGAAAACGGGTTGAGGAAAACCTCACATGTGCTGAAGTCAGAGACAGGCGAGATCGCCAACAAGACAGCCGCTACAAATGAAAGCGACTCAGCCAAGGAATGTATTAACAGTGCAGCCGATACATATGAAAGCAACCCTGAGGTTTTTTCCCATGTTAGTGGGTTGGCAGATGTGAGCGAAAGCAACACGAAGAAGGGGTCACTTATTGACAGGTTAGACAGTCTGAATGCGGACGACCACTCGAAGAGCTTCTCTATTGGCAGGGCTGGCGGTTTTAATGATGAGAGGGAAAGGGACTACCACATGAGCAGGGTTGGtcatttaaatgaaatacaCGATAACTCATCGCTCACGAATCGGAATGGAGAATTGGGTGAGAAGGGGGAACAAGATTTTCCCACCAATAGGTTAGGTGGTGCAGATGAAATGAACGACACCGATTTGCACGCAAACGGGGTTGATGATTTAGCCGAGAAGAGCTATCGCGACCCCTGCATTAAGAAGACAGGTGATATGGAGAAGCCAGGTGATATGGAGAAGCCAGGTGATATGGAGAAGCCAGGTGATATGGAGAAGCCAGGTGATATGGAGAAGCCAGGTGATATGGAGAAGCCAGGTGATATGGAGAAGCCAGGTGATATGGAGAAGCCAGGTGATATGGGCAAGCCAGGTGATACCGACAAAACGAAAGACCCCACCCCGCAGGAGAGCCGGGTCGGCACCCCTGACGAAACGCAGCGGACGGATGGATTGAGGGCAAGCAGCGCAGTCAGTGAAAGCCAAAAGccgattaaaaaattgagggAGTATTTTTTGAGTGGAAAAAACGATTCAGGGATGTTGAAAGACAGCACGAGGGACGTAAGTGGGGGACTACGCGAAAGGGGTGCAGAAGAAAGGGGTACAGacggaaaaggaagaggcgAAAAAGGCAACCCtcaccattttaaaaactaccaggggaaatataaatttcaAATGAAcatgaaggaggaggaaataaaTGAGCTGCAGAAAAAGTTAAAGGATGAATTTCAAATGCTACACGAAAtgagcaaaaagaaaagcagcctgaaaaatattttggaaaattgtGTGCATGTAAAGTGTGTGGATAGTTCCAAAGAAGCGATTGACGAGGAGCAGTACGATCGAGTTGATTTGAAACACACCCTGAGTGGATGTAGAAGTAGAAGCGGAAGTGGAAGTAGAAGCAGACGCGGAAAGGAACATACTGGAGGTGACGAAACGGGGAAAGTGCACGCGAAGGGGCCTTTGGCTGACTCTCAAGACGAAAGCGCATTTGAAGATACACGACCGGAGGAGGCATTCGACATGTCCAAC TTTTCCACCGAGATGAGTAATCgcgaaatgaagaagctgAGAAAGTGGAAG tCACTGATGATATCGAAGGAACACAAAGACGACTGGCTTTCATCCGACGTCCTCTTATGGTGTTTCTTGAACTTcataaaattgaagaagatCGTGAGTATAACTGAATTGTCGATTAAGTTTCAAACGAAGCGGGAG AACATACGGAGAAAACTCAAAGAACTCGAAGAACACGACATGATCCAGGGGGTCATGGACATGGAAGAGAACTATATCTACTTGTCCCAGGAGGAGGTGACCAAACTGTGCGTGGAGATCCTGtccattgaaaaaataaaaacacacGAGGATTTCGTGGAAATATGCAACAAGGTCATATCTCTCAGTATCAACGATCAG GatgtgcaaaaattgaaagaagtggaggaaaaaattgttgaagcgaataaaaaaagatattccGATTTTGCCTGCACAACCTGA
- a CDS encoding hypothetical protein (putative): MWIEKDIGGKCVRGGALSQQVSDGIETLKRNNNFPFSGIGGNLLSEAKKRRCDERLRRLSRSTVLTTSTKSGGSAVLTASAASVASAASAASAAWTTSTASTICWAAAKGDEQSSGKSKGGEAHRCRKGEKGEELPEGGDLFGGDNWRDKTNTATCRNDDGGNAKNKTWRNLSSVHLAKELQVTSSRKRPNQPMDQCPTSGSEWKSRNVFDFDGTHYKSTQYLNNSAVYNDSIVNNETVVCQEWPEMSNPGDSAAASTTERKGREGCQLGKTEAPQLGKIEVSQVGKTEAHQLRNPEEGRDDPPVMTPLSRKQNHRTSIQNVIQKDIPTFIKNTVNNHLAQNINHQVQEAIKKNLSNLPYHNGTDISEKKTQTFSTQDVQEKLSDLVNIEMRKNANRIYSTVGERIQQNVNKEIERNTHIMNRQIKQNVTDQVETNLEKIYSQVDLKVGKKVSNELAKNMNSVQSNLLQNINNELKRKVKLIGANVDSQAKVLISSELKRNIDFLHNRINDNMNKELKKCLSILNRNIDENLHEQMDRSVQIFLKHVCECLSEEIKNNVNVMEKGMLTNWDDHVLEKVTSRTEEVINRVQESMMIMDNTTKRAEEAIGLTKHLAEETVGLSKHLAEEAAGLTKHLAEEAAGLTKHIVEDISSEVRRCFDQLGTSVQEGICGDLKSGLQGLGKENEVTSAKMAQVICAKVETATSSEMARQMGALLGGLRDEVRDNLGSMEVALKGDLKGSLEGTLKRSVETTLKGSLEGALKRNLEEALKGSLETSLKRNLEGTLKRSLETSLKRSLETSLKGSLETSLKGSLETSLKESVETPLQRSLETILREELSKTAQMLHTDACEEEAKRSDSKLETVLKNSNKNFDALIKVQKSLSIDLNKEMRIVKDMKKVNMVDVKTFFKTYLTCMEKKMSDVMEKNNSTVINTSESILSRLDNAFSEMDRISSVLFEKIMEKVGEANKKYSHRIAEEVGIMASTHESFMKNQCIVTEERLEKMMQDLLHLSEATAQKTHERMRISNEDVLSTFIDTVQTEKVHMIMHAEEIMTYLKKSIEEHSSNILDNLRGVLNEKDDHMMEGFKQVSNELDMKLGEQAKQFLSLLDRKINDAVGGRGVQCEGGTDGYKHAYQVQGITLGPNQVKPVRVDNKKRYLIGSDMMENPLGSTDRGEHRKAKCAMKRGMKRGMNRGVKRGLEWTQCLGTHGEMDQPNRRIGKSVNKKNPNLPQNDREATRKRKPIYVVNYLRSKNNDLIEVVQHLHEKTRK; encoded by the coding sequence atGTGGATAGAAAAGGATATCGGGGGGAAATGCGTAAGGGGGGGAGCGCTCAGTCAGCAAGTGAGCGACGGCATTGAAACGTTAAAGCGGAATAACAATTTTCCGTTTAGCGGCATTGGCGGGAATCTTCTTTCGGAGGCGAAAAAGAGGCGCTGCGACGAGCGACTGCGCAGGCTGAGCCGCTCGACCGTCTTGACCACTTCGACGAAATCGGGTGGATCGGCGGTGTTGACTGCGTCGGCCGCGTCGGTCGCATCAGCTGCATCAGCCGCATCAGCCGCGTGGACCACCTCGACTGCGTCCACCATATGTTGGGCTGCCGCGAAGGGGGATGAGCAGTCGTCGGGCAAGTccaaaggaggggaagcCCACCGGTGcagaaaaggcgaaaagggggaagaactGCCCGAAGGAGGAGATCTCTTCGGGGGTGATAACTGGAGAGACAAAACAAACACTGCTACATGCAGAAATGACGAtgggggaaatgcaaaaaataaaacttggCGCAATTTGAGTAGCGTCCATTTGGCGAAGGAACTCCAAGTGACTTCCTCACGAAAGAGACCCAACCAACCGATGGATCAATGCCCCACGAGTGGATCCGAATGGAAAAGCAGAAATGTTTTCGATTTTGACGGGACTCACTACAAAAGCACACAGTACTTAAACAACAGCGCGGTCTACAATGACAGCATCGTGAACAATGAGACGGTCGTATGCCAGGAATGGCCGGAGATGAGTAACCCAGGGGATTCCGCGGCGGCCTCGACCACGGAGAGGAAAGGCCGCGAGGGGTGCCAACTGGGCAAAACAGAAGCGCCCCAACTGGGCAAAATAGAAGTGAGCCAAGTGGGCAAAACAGAGGCGCACCAACTGAGGAACCCCGAGGAGGGGAGGGATGACCCCCCGGTAATGACCCCCCTCTCAAGGAAGCAAAACCACAGAACGAGCATACAAAACGTTATCCAAAAGGACATCCCCACGTTTATAAAGAACACAGTGAATAACCACCTGGCCCAAAACATAAACCACCAAGTGCAggaagcaataaaaaaaaatctgtcCAACTTGCCTTATCATAACGGAACCGACATCTCCgaaaaaaagacacaaaCGTTTAGTACACAGGATGTGCAAGAGAAACTAAGCGACCTAGTGAACATCGAAATGAGGAAGAATGCAAACCGTATATACTCCACGGTAGGGGAGCGTATTCaacaaaatgtgaataaagaAATCGAGAGGAACACACACATCATGAACAGGCagataaaacaaaacgtAACCGACCAGGTTGAAACAAAccttgaaaaaatttacagcCAAGTTGACCTaaaggtaggaaaaaaagtcagtaatgagctagccaaaaatatgaatagcGTACAGAGTAATCTTCTCCAAAATATAAACAACGAACTGAAGCGGAAGGTAAAACTCATTGGAGCAAATGTAGACAGTCAAGCCAAGGTGCTCATCTCAAGTGAGCTCAAAAGAAACATAGACTTCCTACACAATCGAATTAATGATAATATGaataaagaattaaaaaaatgtctttccattttgaatagAAATATTGATGAAAATTTGCATGAACAGATGGATAGGAGCGTCCAAATTTTCCTCAAACATGTTTGTGAATGCCTAAgtgaggaaattaaaaacaacgTTAACGTGATGGAGAAGGGTATGCTTACGAACTGGGACGATCACGTTTTGGAGAAGGTCACAAGTAGAACGGAGGAGGTGATAAATCGAGTCCAGGAGTCCATGATGATAATGGATAACACCACGAAGCGAGCGGAGGAAGCTATCGGCCTGACTAAACACCTCGCGGAGGAAACCGTCGGACTGAGTAAACACCTCGCGGAGGAAGCCGCCGGACTGACTAAACACCTCGCGGAGGAAGCCGCCGGACTGACTAAACACATCGTGGAGGACATCTCCTCCGAGGTGAGAAGGTGCTTCGATCAGCTAGGCACATCTGTACAGGAAGGCATTTGTGGGGACCTGAAAAGCGGCCTACAAGGCCTCGGTAAAGAGAACGAAGTGACGTCTGCAAAGATGGCCCAAGTGATATGTGCCAAGGTGGAGACCGCGACAAGCTCTGAGATGGCACGACAAATGGGTGCGCTACTCGGTGGTCTGCGTGACGAAGTGAGAGATAACCTGGGAAGTATGGAGGTCGCTCTGAAGGGGGACCTGAAGGGGAGTCTCGAGGGAACCCTCAAGCGAAGCGTAGAAACCACTTTGAAGGGAAGCCTAGAGGGAGCCCTAAAGAGAAACCTCGAGGAAGCCCTAAAAGGAAGCCTCGAAACCTCCCTAAAGAGAAACCTCGAGGGAACCCTAAAGAGAAGCCTCGAAACCTCCCTAAAGAGAAGCCTCGAAACCTCCCTAAAAGGAAGCCTCGAAACCTCCCTAAAAGGAAGCCTCGAAACCTCCCTAAAAGAAAGCGTGGAGACCCCTCTGCAGCGAAGCCTCGAAACGATCCTGCGGGAAGAACTGAGCAAAACTGCACAGATGCTGCACACCGATGCGTGCGAAGAAGAAGCCAAGAGGAGTGACTCAAAATTAGAGACAGTCCTGAAAAATTCTAACAAAAATTTCGATGCCCTAATCAAAGTACAGAAATCCCTGTCAATCGACCTGAATAAAGAAATGAGAATCGTAAAAGACATGAAGAAGGTCAACATGGTTGACgtgaaaacattttttaaaacgtacTTAACCtgtatggaaaaaaaaatgtccgATGTGATGGAGAAAAACAACAGTACAGTGATAAACACAAGTGAGTCTATCCTTAGCAGGTTAGATAATGCCTTTTCCGAAATGGATAGAATTTCCAGTGTACTATTCGAGAAGATAATGGAGAAGGTTGGAGAGGCCAATAAGAAATACTCTCATCGTATTGCAGAAGAAGTTGGAATAATGGCTAGTACTCATGAGagttttatgaaaaatcagTGCATCGTGACGGAGGAACGCCTCGAAAAGATGATGCAAGATTTACTCCATCTGAGTGAAGCAACTGCACAAAAGACACATGAACGGATGAGAATCAGCAACGAGGATGTGTTAAGTACCTTTATCGATACTGTACAAACGGAAAAGGTTCATATGATTATGCATGCAGAAGAAATTATGACCTATTTGAAGAAGAGCATAGAGGAACACTCAAGTAACATACTAGACAATTTGAGGGGGGTACTTAATGAGAAGGATGATCATATGATGGAGGGATTCAAACAGGTCAGTAACGAACTTGATATGAAACTGGGAGAACAAGCCAAACAGTTTTTAAGTCTCCTCGACCGGAAGATAAACGATGCTGTTGGGGGGAGAGGAGTACAATGTGAGGGGGGTACAGATGGGTATAAGCACGCCTACCAGGTGCAGGGAATCACCTTAGGGCCAAATCAGGTTAAACCAGTTCGTGTCGACAACAAGAAGAGGTACCTAATTGGTAGCGACATGATGGAAAATCCGTTAGGCAGCACCGATCGAGGAGAGCACAGGAAAGCGAAGTGTGCAATGAAGCGCGGAATGAAGCGCGGAATGAACCGTGGAGTGAAGCGTGGACTGGAGTGGACGCAGTGTCTTGGCACGCACGGAGAGATGGACCAACCAAACAGACGCATCGGGAAGAGTGTAAATAAGAAGAATCCGAATCTGCCGCAGAACGACAGAGAGGCGACGCGCAAGAGGAAGCCAATTTACGTTGTCAATTACTTAAGGAGCAAAAACAACGACCTCATCGAGGTCGTTCAGCATCTGCATGAAAAGACGAGGAAG
- a CDS encoding hypothetical protein (putative), with protein sequence MNSTPDKKKTDDCLFCRVTGTIALGGVSVYSFLKFVQAPTKSGDRKFFGLVSLLFCSLAIYRASTPARPLTSKGERRLASG encoded by the coding sequence ATGAATAGCACCcctgacaaaaaaaaaacggacgaTTGCTTATTCTGTAGAGTCACCGGGACGATTGCACTCGGGGGAGTATCtgtttactcctttttgaaatttgTACAAGCTCCCACCAAGTCTGGGGACAGGAAGTTTTTTGGACTCGTGTCGCTCCTCTTCTGCTCGCTAGCCATATACAGGGCGAGCACTCCGGCCAGGCCCCTGACGAGCAAGGGGGAGCGGCGTCTAGCAAGCGGCTA